Proteins from a single region of Halorubrum sp. 2020YC2:
- a CDS encoding cobalamin-binding protein translates to MSAPRVVSLAPSATATVAALDAADRLVGVTAHCDLPEPAAAGSAHGTDPPTVVGGWLNPDLDRVAGLEPDVVLTSDALQADLAADCRERGLDVAHREPATLDDAVDGFAARGSDVGSSEAGERLAADARARLDRIAEAVADRPRPTVYCEEWSDPPMAAGNWVPDAVRAAGGRYPFVDSGERSREVDSANVERADPDRVVVHVCGHGDRVDPATVAERDWVDAPVNVIDDSLLNQPSPALLDGIERLARLLHPEAFSAPGDDART, encoded by the coding sequence ATGTCCGCGCCCCGCGTCGTCTCGCTCGCCCCGAGCGCGACCGCGACGGTCGCCGCGCTCGACGCGGCCGACCGCCTCGTCGGCGTCACCGCCCACTGCGACCTCCCGGAACCCGCGGCCGCCGGCTCCGCGCACGGGACCGACCCGCCGACCGTCGTCGGGGGGTGGCTGAACCCCGACCTCGACCGCGTCGCCGGGCTGGAGCCCGACGTCGTCCTCACGAGCGACGCGCTCCAGGCCGACCTCGCGGCCGACTGCCGAGAGCGCGGCCTCGACGTGGCCCACCGCGAGCCGGCGACCCTCGACGACGCCGTCGACGGGTTCGCGGCCCGCGGGAGCGACGTCGGGAGCTCCGAGGCGGGCGAGCGACTCGCGGCCGACGCGCGCGCCCGACTCGACCGGATCGCGGAGGCCGTGGCCGACCGCCCCCGACCGACGGTGTACTGCGAGGAGTGGTCCGACCCGCCGATGGCGGCCGGCAACTGGGTCCCGGATGCCGTCCGCGCCGCGGGCGGCCGCTACCCGTTCGTCGACTCCGGCGAGCGCTCCCGCGAGGTCGACTCCGCGAACGTCGAGCGGGCCGACCCCGACCGCGTCGTCGTCCACGTCTGCGGGCACGGCGACCGCGTCGACCCCGCGACCGTGGCCGAGCGCGACTGGGTCGACGCCCCCGTGAACGTCATCGACGACTCCCTCCTCAACCAGCCCAGCCCCGCGCTCCTCGACGGGATCGAGCGGCTGGCGCGCTTGCTCCATCCCGAGGCGTTTTCGGCCCCGGGCGACGACGCCCGGACATGA
- a CDS encoding inosine/xanthosine triphosphatase, with amino-acid sequence MTTLRVGVGSGNPVKRRAVELALGSAADADLPGGPTGVAVESVPVDSGVSEQPTGHAETIAGAENRAAAVLEAEPRDGAPAYDLGVGVEGGVARFDGTEGRYLIMWAAATDGDRVGRAAGPSLALPADVAARIDDGEELGPVMDDRLGTDGVATRGGAAGALTGGRVGRAEALAAGVSGALGPFVSDLY; translated from the coding sequence ATGACGACCCTGCGAGTCGGCGTCGGCAGCGGCAACCCGGTGAAGCGGCGCGCGGTCGAACTGGCGCTCGGGTCGGCGGCCGACGCCGACCTCCCCGGCGGTCCGACGGGCGTCGCGGTCGAGTCGGTCCCCGTCGACTCCGGCGTGAGCGAACAGCCGACGGGCCACGCGGAGACGATCGCGGGCGCCGAGAACCGAGCGGCCGCGGTTCTCGAAGCGGAACCGAGAGACGGCGCACCGGCCTACGACCTCGGCGTCGGCGTCGAAGGCGGCGTCGCGCGGTTCGACGGGACGGAGGGGCGCTACCTGATCATGTGGGCGGCGGCGACGGACGGCGACCGGGTCGGCCGCGCCGCGGGTCCGAGCCTCGCGCTCCCGGCGGACGTCGCCGCCCGCATCGACGACGGGGAGGAGCTCGGTCCCGTGATGGACGACCGTCTCGGGACCGACGGCGTCGCGACGCGCGGCGGCGCGGCGGGCGCGCTCACCGGCGGCCGCGTCGGTCGCGCCGAGGCGCTCGCGGCCGGCGTGAGCGGCGCGCTCGGCCCGTTCGTCTCCGATCTGTACTGA
- a CDS encoding transcription initiation factor IIB, with protein sequence MSERLHTRGSRSRTETNEEESEETDETLSCPECGGHVINDEEHGETVCSDCGLVVEADSVDRGPEWRAFDSREKDEKSRVGAPTTNTMHDKGLSTNIDWRDKDAYGRSLGARQRQKMQRLRKWNERFRTRDSKERNLKQALGEIDRMASAQGLPDNVRETASVIYRRALDEDLLPGRSIEGVSTSCVYAAARMAGVPRSLDEIADVSRVEKAEIARTYRYVVRELKLEVKPADPEQYVPRFASDLELSEESEMRAKSLLRNAKEKGVHSGKSPVGLAAAAVYAAALLTNEKTTQAAVSEVADISEVTIRNRYHELLEAEDGLVA encoded by the coding sequence ATGAGTGAACGACTACACACACGGGGGAGTCGCTCCCGAACGGAGACGAACGAGGAGGAATCGGAGGAGACCGACGAGACGCTGAGCTGCCCGGAGTGCGGGGGTCACGTCATCAACGACGAGGAGCACGGCGAGACGGTCTGCAGCGACTGCGGGTTGGTCGTCGAGGCCGACTCGGTCGACCGCGGGCCGGAGTGGCGCGCGTTCGACTCCCGCGAGAAAGACGAGAAGAGCCGCGTCGGCGCCCCGACCACGAACACGATGCACGACAAGGGGCTCTCGACGAACATCGACTGGCGCGACAAGGACGCGTACGGCCGCTCGCTCGGCGCGCGCCAGCGCCAGAAGATGCAGCGGCTCCGCAAGTGGAACGAGCGGTTCCGCACCCGCGACTCCAAGGAGCGCAACCTCAAGCAGGCGCTTGGAGAGATCGACCGGATGGCCTCCGCACAGGGCCTCCCGGACAACGTCCGCGAGACCGCTAGCGTCATCTACCGCCGCGCGCTGGACGAGGACCTGCTCCCCGGGCGCTCCATCGAGGGTGTCTCGACCTCCTGCGTGTACGCCGCCGCCCGGATGGCCGGCGTCCCGCGCAGCCTCGACGAGATCGCCGACGTCTCGCGCGTCGAGAAGGCCGAGATCGCGCGGACGTACCGCTACGTCGTCCGCGAGCTGAAGCTCGAAGTGAAGCCGGCCGACCCCGAGCAGTACGTCCCGCGGTTCGCCTCGGACCTCGAACTCTCCGAGGAGTCGGAGATGCGCGCGAAGAGCCTCCTGCGCAACGCCAAGGAGAAGGGCGTCCACTCGGGCAAGTCGCCGGTGGGCCTCGCTGCGGCCGCCGTCTACGCCGCCGCGCTCCTCACGAACGAGAAGACGACGCAGGCCGCGGTGTCGGAGGTCGCGGACATCTCCGAGGTCACCATCCGGAACCGGTACCATGAGCTCCTCGAGGCCGAGGACGGCCTCGTCGCGTAA
- a CDS encoding MarR family transcriptional regulator: MTEGFDGQKRETLRRFAAVGAAAPFVGTASADDGDDENETREAIRGYVPTTPGAHFSKLRDDLRLGTGEAQYHLRKLEEADAIESEKDADYRRFFPAGRFDETDKRALGYLRRETPRGMILALLRDPEATGADLASALGVSRPTVSAAAADLEAAGLLDRTGGYALTEPERLLTLVVRYADSFDAEAVALADDAASLVAYDP; encoded by the coding sequence GTGACAGAGGGGTTCGACGGGCAGAAACGCGAGACGCTCCGCCGGTTCGCGGCGGTCGGAGCGGCGGCGCCGTTCGTCGGCACCGCGAGCGCCGACGACGGCGACGACGAGAACGAGACGCGGGAGGCGATCCGCGGCTACGTGCCGACGACCCCCGGCGCGCACTTCTCGAAGCTCCGCGACGACCTCCGTCTCGGCACCGGCGAGGCGCAGTACCACCTCCGGAAACTGGAGGAGGCGGACGCGATCGAGTCCGAGAAGGACGCCGACTACCGCCGCTTCTTCCCGGCGGGCCGGTTCGATGAGACCGACAAGCGGGCGCTCGGCTACCTTCGCCGGGAGACGCCCCGCGGGATGATCCTCGCGCTGTTGCGCGACCCGGAGGCCACCGGCGCCGACCTCGCGAGCGCGCTCGGCGTCTCCCGGCCGACGGTAAGCGCCGCGGCCGCGGACCTCGAGGCCGCCGGCCTGCTCGACCGGACCGGCGGATACGCGCTGACCGAGCCGGAGCGACTGCTCACGCTCGTCGTCCGGTACGCCGACTCCTTCGACGCCGAGGCGGTCGCGCTCGCGGACGACGCCGCGTCGCTGGTCGCGTACGACCCCTGA